One window of the Bacteroidales bacterium genome contains the following:
- a CDS encoding gfo/Idh/MocA family oxidoreductase, which translates to KDIAGGGYFYDMACHTLDILDFILGEISEAKGFTANHAGLYETEDTVTASFRFVSGVIGCGEWAYAASKSSEADMVEITGNKGSVRFSTFTFTPIFLRTTYEQSEYNFPRPEHIQQPMIENIVAQLHGKGISPSDGISAARTNRVMDKILYLNP; encoded by the coding sequence AAAGATATTGCCGGTGGAGGATATTTTTACGATATGGCCTGTCATACACTGGATATACTGGATTTTATCCTGGGAGAGATTTCCGAAGCCAAAGGCTTCACAGCTAACCATGCCGGGTTATATGAAACGGAAGATACGGTCACTGCTTCTTTTCGTTTCGTATCCGGGGTAATAGGATGCGGTGAATGGGCGTATGCCGCTTCCAAATCGTCCGAAGCGGATATGGTAGAGATCACGGGTAACAAAGGAAGTGTCCGTTTCTCCACTTTCACCTTTACTCCGATATTTCTCCGGACAACATATGAACAATCCGAATATAATTTTCCGCGTCCGGAACACATCCAACAACCAATGATCGAAAATATTGTAGCCCAATTACATGGAAAAGGAATATCACCTTCCGATGGAATTTCAGCTGCACGAACTAACCGGGTAATGGATAAAATATTATATTTGAACCCTTAA